The Xiphophorus hellerii strain 12219 chromosome 7, Xiphophorus_hellerii-4.1, whole genome shotgun sequence nucleotide sequence ATGTGCTCTATTCAGAGCAATATTTGGAATGTGTGCTGGTTTTGGCCCCCTTAGTACTCCTCTccctcttcatcttcatctcccATGCTGTCGGTGCCCACCTCTTCATAATCTTTCTCCAAAGCAGCCATATCTTCTCTGGCCTCTGAGAACTCTCCCTCCTCCATTCCCTCTCCAACGTACCAGTGGACAAAGGCTCTCTTGGCATACATGAGATCAAACTTGTGGTCAAGCCTGGCCCAGGCCTCAGCGATAGCAGTGGTGTTGCTCAGCATGCACACAGCTCTTTGCACCTTAGCAAGGTCTCCTCCAGGAACTACTGTTGGAGGCTGGTAGTTGATCCCCACCTTGAAACCTGTGGGACACCAGTCCACAAACTGGATGGTACGTTTGGTCTTGATGGCAGCAATGGCTGAGTTGACATCTTTGGGAACAACATCGCCACGGTATAGCAGACAGCATGCCATGTATTTTCCATGACGTGGGTCACATTTCACCATCTGATTAGCTGGTTCAAAGCATGCATTGGTGATGTCAGCCACAGATAGTTGTTCATGGTAGGCTTTTTCAGCAGAGATCACTGGAGCATAAGTGGCCAGAGGGAAGTGGATACGAGGATAAGGCACCAAGTTGGTCTGGAACTCTGTCAGGTCAACATTCAGCGCTCCATCAAAACGCAGGGATGCTGTGATTGAAGACACAATCTGACCAATAAGCCTGTTCAGGTTGGTGTAGGTCGGTCTCTCAATGTCAAGATTTCTGCGGCAGATATCATAGATGGCCTCATTGTCCACCATGAAAGCACAGTCGGAGTGCTCCAGGGTGGTGTGGGTGGTTAGAATGGAGTTGTAAGGCTCCACTACTGCTGTAGAAACCTGGGGGGCTGGGTAGACAGCAAATTCAAGTTTG carries:
- the LOC116722864 gene encoding tubulin alpha chain, with protein sequence MRECISMHVGQAGAQMGNACWELYCLEHGIQPDGQMPSDKTIGGGDDSFNTFFSETGAGKHVPRAIFVDLEPTVIDEVRTGTYRQLFHPEQLITGKEDAANNYARGHYTIGKEIIDLVLDRTRKLADQCTGLQGFLIFHSFGGGTGSGFTSLLMERLSVDYGKKSKLEFAVYPAPQVSTAVVEPYNSILTTHTTLEHSDCAFMVDNEAIYDICRRNLDIERPTYTNLNRLIGQIVSSITASLRFDGALNVDLTEFQTNLVPYPRIHFPLATYAPVISAEKAYHEQLSVADITNACFEPANQMVKCDPRHGKYMACCLLYRGDVVPKDVNSAIAAIKTKRTIQFVDWCPTGFKVGINYQPPTVVPGGDLAKVQRAVCMLSNTTAIAEAWARLDHKFDLMYAKRAFVHWYVGEGMEEGEFSEAREDMAALEKDYEEVGTDSMGDEDEEGEEY